ACCGTCTGTTCTGCTGTCTTCCGGTGTACCTGTttgcctctctccctgcctttctCCCATCTTGTTGACTTCTTTCTctgcttgtcttccttcccgtcttctttctttttcggtCAAGTGCGTTGCCTGGCTGCCTTTCTGCTTGCCTCTTCTACCTTTCCTGTCTCTgactgcctttcttccttccttcctatctgctTGCCAGTACGTTTCCCCCTTTGCTTGTTTACATTCCTTTTATTCTATCTGTCTACTTTTGTGTCTACCTTCCTACTTGTCTGTGTCTTTTCTGTAGCTTTTGATAATAATCCCAAAGAAAGCTAGAAAAGCGCCGATGATATGAACCTTAGATGCTAAGCTAAACTCGTTCATTCTTTCAATTTCCCTTTTTACCTGAAAGCCGCCGTGTGAAGGTTGAAGAAGATCACTAGGGCACAAAAGAGAGCCACTCCGCAGAACACTATCTGAGGCGCGAAGAACACCTCCTTGGGCGAGTCGTACCATGATATGAAGCAGCGAGGGTCGTTGCCAAGGTCATAGAGGAAAAAGGTGTAGGTACACCCCACGGACACGAGCGGCATTCCAGCTGACAGGTAGCCATACTGCTTCATCCTGCCGCCCACGATGCCTGAGGATGAGGTAAAGGATGGACTGGAAGAAGAGGGAGCTGCAAATTGTACTCTTAAAATTTTTGGCGACTTATCTTGAGTACTTGTaagaggctgtagtggaagttatcggagagttttcaagggttttcAAGTAGTAAGAAAAATATCCGTGGAAGCTCccaaaaaagtttagtttagttccttcttggtaacaaaaaataaggaagaatgaaagaaaaactggcTATATCCTCCAATTTTCGTAGGATGGACAGAATAAGAGTGAAAACTAGTAAGAAAATAACTATTTTCTCATTAGGAGTAATAAGAGGgttagaataagaataagaacagcaGGATATGCTGGTTGACTTTTCCATTGGTAGGATGAACAGATTAAAGATTGAAACGAGTAGAAAGTTAACTTTTCTTATTACGTGTGGTTATGTGGATagaaaagagtaagaacaaTTAAAAATACTGGTTAGTAGTAACGTGGATGGAATAAAAGTAAGAACGAATCGAATGCCTCtcttgaagaaaagagaaattacaaaaaatatgCGAGGCAAGCAGCACCTCTTACCTGACGTGACACACTTGAAGGAGGCGTGTCCTATCATGGCCATCCACGCCCCCGCAGCCAGATAGCAGAAGTGCTGGAGTGTGCCGATGGCCGTGCAGACATGACGGTCTTCCCTAACCTGCTCCACGTCACTAACCACCATGAAGATGCTCCCCGCCAGCAGGCACCCCGCCAGGCAAAGCCCCATCAGGTGGAACTGCTCCTTTAACTCtctggagagaggaggataggaggatgagccaatggtgatggtggtggtggtggtggtggtggaaagggtAAGAGAGGGGGAGAATAAGGGAATGGTGAGTATTGGAATAGCAACcttacgaggagaaggaggaaagtgaggaggaatataaaaacaatgttactactactactaccactaccaccaccaccattattactatgtcctactattactacaacttcctaccacttctattattattactactactactactactactactactgttgctgttgctgctgctgccgcttcTATTactatacaacaacaataaaaaagataggaaggatgagaagaaagaaagaaaacacattgagacaagagagaataagaataagagcgaaaagaagacaaagaaaattatttatCAAAATTAAATcattaataacagtaatacgaaaaagaaaaacaagaaagaggaggaaaaggaggatctTGAAAAGTATTCCTAACACTCCCCAACACTCACCCAGCGAAGGCCACCACGAACATGAAGAAGAGCAGGCAGACTGCGGACAGGCCGTACAGCACGTAGCGCAGTATTACCAACCACTCCGGCTCATCAGGCACCACCTGCAAAACGACCAGTCTTAAACttgctatattttatcgctactTTCCCGCTAACtgttcctctgttctttctAGCTGTACGTACAtggctttttacttttttctcgtcCGTTTCTGTCCTTCTCCATAATGTAAGACTAGAGCAGGAGTCTCAATATTTGCTAACTTTTACTGATACACTACATAACTCCTTGTCTGCTGCAGTATTTCCTTCTGCCTTTGATTCGAACTGTTTCAAGGGAGATGTTTCAAGACGCTTAGCCACCGATTTTGTTTTATCCTTTTGATTACACGCTTTGGGGACTGGTTATTGGAATTTTGTTGCCCTAGACCAATGTCTCCTTATACACACGGAAAAATTCCGAAATCTATCGCATTCACCTCACTGCACTCACCACtcaacacaccaacactccACACAATCTACCTACCTGACAATAGACCAAAAACAGTGTGCGAGAAGACCTAACAGACGCAAGGTTAAAGAAGACATGTGAACAGTACTCGTGCTCACCATCGGCTCCACCATCTCGGCCAGCACGGCGTACATGCCCTGCTGGCGACACATACACTTGGTGCCGCCGTCGTAGCTGTGCCACACGCGACACTGCTCCCCATCCCACTGCCCGTGCTGGCCAGCCTCAGGGTTGTACCACGCGCACCGCCGCGCCTCCAGCTGcaatggtgggagtggtggtagtagtggttttggtgggagtagtagttgttgtggttgtggttgtggtagttgAGATGTAGTAGTGCAtagataaatttttttttttaaggaatagtTATTTTGTTACCTAGAGCGACATGTCGACTCAAGGGGTTCTAATAGATAAATATCATTAGCCAGAAGGTCTGAAGTATATCAAGCCAGACCTACATTTCTCAAATTAACTCCTTATCACCTCCATCTaagccccatctctctctctctctctctctctctctctctctctctctctctctctctctctctctctctctctctctctctctctctctctctctctctctctctctctctctctctctctctctctctctctctctctctctctctctctctctctctctctctctctctctctctctctctctctctctctctctctctctctctctctctctcacaccactcTAAATGTTACACAGTCCTCTTCACAAACTTAACACTGCCTTAGCCCAAACCATTAAGTCTTCCCTCTGTTCCTCTGTTACTCCCTGACTTACTTTACTCGTTTTCAGATTGCCATGTCTATTACTCTGTgtaccctctttcttttcttcctacctgcctgcctctctgtcACAACCACCATCTCTGTCCCTTAGCTCCTCCCCCTCAGCTTACCTTGCTCGCACTCAGATTGCCGTGGAAGAGCAGGTGGCGTCCCGAAGTTTGCATTTTAGTCAAGTGGGGTAGATTCGACTTCAGTTTAGACTTGATCGGGTTAGGATTGCAGGGCGGCGTAGTGGGGTCCACCTTACCTGGGGCGCGCATCACGGGAGTAACGCCGATACGGAAGCTTGCCACTTGTGAGTCCAAGAAGTTCTCCACCTTAGGATTCAGTTTGCTAGACacagaggagaaaggaattTAGAAGTATGTGAAGGTACAATGCAGTTATAGATAGAtgcattgatgttttttttatgtaatttactTGTTTTGATTGGATTTAGTGTCTTTTGATATCCTTTGCCAGAAACTGTCTTAcattacaaaagaaaatgagtgactggctgagtgactgactgactagcttaCTAACTAactgaagaactaaaaaaaaagaaaaaaaattgcaaactaatgaactaattaattaacaagcgaacgaacgaacgagcAAACTAGGAAGCTACAGGAACTAACTAAGTAACTAAAGCTAATAATTCACCTGTCAACTAACTAATTACATAACATCAGACggtcacaacaaccaccaccaccaccaccaccactcacccggCAGTAAGAGGCAGCGGGTGTCTCTCAACCTTATGAAGACTTGTGTATATGAAGGTGGCGATTACTGCTTTCCTTTCCGTGCAGCGCTCGTCAGTGAACATGTCCCGGGGAACTGTGGGAGGAGAGCTGGTGGTGAAGActtaagagacagagaaaagtggaaagcgtatggagaaatgacggagagagagagagagagagagagagagagagagagagagagagagagagagagagagagagagagagagagagagagagagagagagagagagagagagagagagagagagagagagagagagagagagagagagagagagagagatgggcgggAAATGTAGAACCCCAAGCCTGTAGACATTAGCACagtagagaaaaacaaagaaaaacagagaaaaacagagaaaaacacagaaaaacagggGTATAGGAACatggaaacagacagagaaacacaagcaaacaaaaaaataaaggtaaggaAACAAATCATCCATCTCACtatcaccactcactctctcactcactttccaTATGGGGCTGACACTTGCTCCACGCCTCCTCATCAGCGTCACTCTCAAGGTGGATGGGCGTGGTGAAGTCATCAGTAGGTCCAATCAgatccttcaccttcaccacgtTCAAATGCacacctgaggaggaggaggaggaggaggaggaggaggaggaggaggaggaggaggaggaggaggaggaggaggaggaggaggagaacggaaGGTTAAGATTCATGtgttaaaacaataaataaataataagagtaatgagTAACGGGATTATATTGTAAGGTCCGTGgcggtgatagtagtaataatagtagtagtagtagtagtagtagtagtagtagtagtagtagtagtagtagtagtagtagtagtagcagcagcagtagcagtaatagtagtagtagcaatagtagtagtaatagtagtagtaggagtataaattgttgttgttgatgttgttgttgtaatagatCTTGTAGCTGTTGTTCTATTAATAGTACAATTCCGAACACTaatctacaaacacacacagtagtagtagtagtagtagtagtagtagtagtagtagtagtagtagtagtagtagtagtagtagtagtagtgttagtgataatggtggaattagtagtaatagtagcagtaataggagtagtagtagtagtattgattggaggaggtagtagacaccaacagaaacgataatttattcctagcgagatctaatagcacgATTTCTGATCTTATAGGTCAGTTctaggggtgctgtgaacttaccaTTAAAACAAGTTGTGAACTCGCTCAACGTcttcctctaaagacaactctccttcacacaaaactacatacacttatacacacacaaccttcacttacatgaaaaaaaaaaaatatggcgaCTCAAAACCAGCCTCAGAGTCCACTTATAGGGAGGGGGACCATAAATGCCCCAAGTCTGACTGCTCTTCTGGCATCGaccataaatgtcttgacacacccctcaactttttctttattaacttctgcaacattagcAGTCTTATATTtttaatctgtagaacaccaactcttctctactaaacttcatcttttttctcaccGAAACGCAGATGTTTGAACCAACTTACAGATGCCCTTgttataaagtgtgtgtgtgtgtgtgtgtgtgtgtgtgtgtgtgtgtgtgtgtgtgtgtgtgtgtgtgtgtgtgtgtgtgtgttgtgtgtgtgctgctgtggtagacggccactgttcttctcctaaatctatttgCAGTGGCGTTcctctgtcctgtcacccactctcttcctattattcatcaatgatcttcaAACCAAATTTTTTGTCCAATCCATCCTTATGCTGATGATGcgaccctacacttttccacgtcttttcagagatgacaaacccttcaggaagttaacagttCCCACAGGAACGGCacaaaacgcctgacttctgatctgtCTAAGATTTcgaattggggcagagaaaacttagtagtgtttaatgcctcaaaagctcaattcctccatctatcaacacgacacagcagtagtagtagtagtagtagtagtggcaatagtTTCCAGACCAGTTTTATAATATAGTCATCATACATAAATCCCATCAATTTAATCAAGAGCAAGACATTTTAATAATACACCTTCACAACTTCAAAATATTGCGATCCACAATAAcaaagcacaaacacacacacacacacacacacacacacacacacacacacacacacacacacacacacacacacacacacacacacacacacacacacacacacacacacacacaatgaccaccaccaccaccaccaccaccaccaccatgaacacTCACAGACTCCCTCATAGGCAGCGGCGATGCGTTTAGAGGGCCGGTCGCTGCGGGCGTGAGCGAGACCACTCTTAAGGACGAATTTCTCCAGGTGGCTCGCAAACTCCTCAGCAGAAATcccgtcctccttctctgccaTCTTCATCCACTCCTTCCTGCGCTTTGTTTTCAGCAATAAGCCCCCAACGAAGAAAATATCCTGTAGGtgcgaagaggaaagtgaatctatttgtcctttatttttttttttgtggctaagggcaacaagaaGGGTGTATATGAAGaaggaacaataaaaatagacaaataagtaACAATCGACTAAGGGTGACAGTCTCTACAGCGTGCAGTCAAAGAAGGTTATTGAAATATTTGAGAATGTGCCTTGCctgtcaatctatctatattcatttgtttatttatttgtatctatctatctatctatctatctatctatctatctatctacctacctatctatcctgAGAACTAAAATCTAGTAGGAAAAACACATTAGAAAAGTGAGTGATCTTTGTGTGACAGAGTTTATGAATGAGTAGATACACGTGCGTGTCAATGTGAGTTTGTTTATATAAGggcaataaaataaatgagtagatgaatgaataaagaaaagaacaggcaAAATGATAAGCGAGTGCGTGAGAGAGTCAGTTAAGGATTGAATTAATAATTTATTTGTGCGTGAGTCaattataaaaaggaaaagctaaaaatgaagaacaaataaaGGACTGATTGAGGAATAAATaattagaaaagggaaaaaataagaaaagcaagagTTAGTAAGTGAACGAGTAAGCgatgagtaaatgaaaaaaaagaacaagatacaaaaaaaacccATTCACAAACCAGATTAGTAATTAGTAAGTAGTTGAATGAATACGTAAATGTGAAATCGAGTCAATAAAACCATAAAAGTtcagaaaagagtaaaatatgaGTAAGTGAACGACAAAAGCAATAgaagcaatgaagaaaaaataccagcattaaatgagtgaaataaaaacagtaaaagataaaataaagaatagtaaaacgtgagtgagtaagtgaataaataagtgagtgagtgagtgagtgactgaatgaCTTGCCAGTGACTGCTGTGTATCCGCAGCCGTCTGTACATCAGGCAGGCCACTCTCCTGACTCAGCTGCATGGTGAGGGAAACCAGGTCCTGAAACTGCTGGCTCTTTGAAGCAGCtgttgaagggaaagagagatgggaaggttGGCTGtttcggtcggtcggtcggtcggtgtctctctctctctctctctctctctctctctctctctctctctctctctctctctctctctctctctctctctctctctctcttcttctttttctattcatcttatCTAATATTTATCATCCTCACTTTTATTATTCAAAGAttgaatgactctctctctctctctctctctctctctctctcacctgcctctTCGTCTGCTGCAGTGGCGTTTGCATTCTGAGcaaccatttcctccttctcctcctcctcctcttcactcatatactcctcccttcctcctcccctcctcagcCTCTAAATGCGTCATGTACCCCTTCAGCACCTCCACCGCCATCGCTCGCTGCTCAGGCTTCTCTATGTCTGTCTTTTGCAGTAGAGTCTTGAAGAGGTCTGGCGTAAAGTGTGAGGGTTCCCCAACTGcagagaagagacagacagaaggtaTTGTATATAGTAGTTGATGAGTCTGGTtgagttttggttaggttaggtttggtttaggGTTCGGTTAAATTTGATTATGGTAGGGCACATTAGTTTAGTCACTTCACTCATCATCTAACCGTCCCTCACCACACACGTACTCGTTCACATGCTTACCAAAACCTCCCAGGAAGTAGACAGTCTTATTGCTATCCAGGTAGCGGTCCCACATACTGTACTCGTCCACCTCCACGTCTGAGAAACCTTTGTACGGTATCAGAgactgggaaggaaaggagagacatcGTGAGGGATAACAGGATCGAAACATGTGAGGTATGATGTGAAGGAATCGAACtgagtaaataaatagtgaTATATAGATCATATCATAACATAATTGCTTTCGTATGAAATGAAATatcgataaatagataaaatgaataaaataaatgaattatgatgtcttcattttgctttcctcctcctccttcttttcatcttcttcatctgttCGTCTTATGcaatcttttatcctcctcgCCTTTTAATATATATTCGAAAGattacataactctctctctctctctctctctctctctctctctctctctctctctctctctctcgactaccTGCGTCTCGGGATCTTGGTTCCTGCAGCAGCCGATGGTCGTCTCTATCAGTGACGTGTCGTTGGAGGCAGAGGCGGTCTTCGGGTGCTTCATCATCGCCTTAATATCACTGTTCACTACCAGCTGGAAGTGTATGggagtgtaaagagagagagacagacagtcagacaaacAGTCAGACAGATATAATAAGAGAATAAAGCAAACTAATATTACAAGATACtcataagtaaacaaacaaaaatatagtCCATCGAAAAATTacagagaaaacagaaacaattacatgaaagacaggaaaggaactgagggaggaaggagacacaGCGAAGAGATACACAACCAGAGGAAGTCCTGACACAGCTGTTACACTCACCTCCAGTCCTATCGTAGCTGCCCATCTTAACCCAATGTTCGTCCACTTATCATGAGGCACCGCTCCGGGCACCATTGTTCGCCAGTACTTGTCCCTGTGCTC
Above is a window of Portunus trituberculatus isolate SZX2019 chromosome 43, ASM1759143v1, whole genome shotgun sequence DNA encoding:
- the LOC123518318 gene encoding adhesion G protein-coupled receptor E5-like; this translates as MSEEEEEEKEEMVAQNANATAADEEAAASKSQQFQDLVSLTMQLSQESGLPDVQTAADTQQSLDIFFVGGLLLKTKRRKEWMKMAEKEDGISAEEFASHLEKFVLKSGLAHARSDRPSKRIAAAYEGVCVHLNVVKVKDLIGPTDDFTTPIHLESDADEEAWSKCQPHMEIPRDMFTDERCTERKAVIATFIYTSLHKVERHPLPLTAGKLNPKVENFLDSQVASFRIGVTPVMRAPGKVDPTTPPCNPNPIKSKLKSNLPHLTKMQTSGRHLLFHGNLSASKLEARRCAWYNPEAGQHGQWDGEQCRVWHSYDGGTKCMCRQQGMYAVLAEMVEPMVVPDEPEWLVILRYVLYGLSAVCLLFFMFVVAFAGELKEQFHLMGLCLAGCLLAGSIFMVVSDVEQVREDRHVCTAIGTLQHFCYLAAGAWMAMIGHASFKCVTSGIVGGRMKQYGYLSAGMPLVSVGCTYTFFLYDLGNDPRCFISWYDSPKEVFFAPQIVFCGVALFCALVIFFNLHTAAFRNKPSVEDYRSFTLGSSLLIVYFSLTWTFAVITYLDFELDVDFYPVFQIFNALSGVMLLVCLGACSSRFKMVLAGQAKLRREKLRHYMNPSGGGGDDRGRDAGALIPPYAAPSPRRFSASPHRVAPSPTPSAVPTSLSPVPSRPPSSNTLEVPGARPRSTASLI